A genomic window from Solanum stenotomum isolate F172 chromosome 10, ASM1918654v1, whole genome shotgun sequence includes:
- the LOC125841610 gene encoding pentatricopeptide repeat-containing protein At1g31790 gives MAIASSYPKPPLLHTNITSKNSKKWIPVTTHSISNTPLQFQLPLLKPRYKIHQPIKPEIKKTTNPSCTISDVLRLMDSLGLNIPVDIYVSLIKECTESRDPLNAVEVYEHICKSDVVPSLPLLNRLLLMLVFCGCFEHARQLFDKMRVRNSKSWAAMIAGCVENGEYEGALRLFMEMQSEAGNLCKCGDLIDDGILVCVLKACVEMMNLELGKQIHGWLLKLGNCESMALSSFLIKFYGEFGCLESADNVFDHVPHCNTVVWTARIGNLCKEEQFEGAIRIFREMVREGVKKNNFTFSSILKACGKLRDAGCCGQQVHATSVKVGLDTDSYVRCSLIDMYGKYGLLTDARRVFNAREDKSNIACWNAMLMGCIQHGFGVEAMKVLYEMKEAGLQPHESLINEVLLVCGSSNIEKMNA, from the coding sequence ATGGCGATCGCATCATCCTACCCAAAACCACCATTGTTGCATACCAACATCACTTCAAAAAACTCCAAGAAATGGATACCCGTCACTACCCATTCCATTTCCAACACCCCCCTTCAATTCCAATTGCCTCTACTTAAACCTCGCTACAAAATACACCAACCCATTAAGCCAGAGATCAAGAAAACTACAAACCCAAGTTGCACAATCTCTGATGTTTTAAGGCTAATGGATAGTCTTGGCCTTAACATACCAGTTGACATATACGTTTCCCTAATCAAAGAATGCACTGAATCTCGTGACCCTTTAAACGCGGTTGAAGTCTATGAGCATATTTGTAAAAGTGATGTTGTTCCTAGCTTGCCGTTACTGAATCGTTTGTTGCTGATGCTTGTGTTTTGTGGTTGTTTTGAACATGCCCGCCAACTGTTTGATAAAATGCGTGTGAGAAATTCTAAGTCTTGGGCTGCGATGATCGCGGGGTGTGTTGAAAATGGGGAGTATGAAGGAGCTTTGCGTTTGTTTATGGAGATGCAGAGTGAGGCGGGGAACTTGTGTAAGTGTGGTGATTTAATTGATGATGGGATATTGGTGTGTGTTCTTAAGGCTTGTGTGGAAATGATGAATTTGGAACTTGGGAAACAGATTCACGGATGGTTATTGAAGTTGGGTAATTGTGAAAGTATGGCTTTGAGTAGTtttttgatcaaattttatGGGGAATTTGGTTGTTTAGAAAGCGCGGATAATGTGTTTGATCATGTTCCACATTGTAATACAGTTGTTTGGACAGCTAGAATTGGCAATTTGTGTAAAGAGGAACAGTTTGAAGGCGCGATAAGGATTTTCAGGGAGATGGTAAGAGAAGGagtgaagaaaaataattttacattttctagtATTCTTAAAGCTTGTGGGAAGTTGAGGGATGCTGGATGTTGTGGTCAACAGGTTCATGCTACTTCCGTCAAGGTAGGACTTGATACGGATAGTTATGTGCGGTGTAGCTTGATTGACATGTATGGTAAATATGGGTTGCTAACGGACGCTCGGAGGGTTTTCAATGCACGAGAGGATAAGAGCAATATTGCCTGCTGGAATGCAATGTTGATGGGATGTATACAACATGGCTTTGGTGTTGAAGCCATGAAGGTTCTCTATGAGATGAAAGAAGCTGGTTTGCAGCCACATGAATCTTTGATTAATGAAGTGTTGTTGGTTTGTGGCAGTAGTAATATCGAGAAAATGAATGCTTGA
- the LOC125841612 gene encoding uncharacterized protein LOC125841612, which yields MEEEEEPIQNLWQEVRDLTLGTSTQINHLSTPPTSLQFLREYVSPNKPCLISNAVNHWPATTLWQSTHYLTNTLSSSTVSLHLTPTGRADALSPNPISPSSLCFASAEVKHLPFPDALTRVLESEMGCVGYLQQQNDCFRSEYGALSKDCDSDFGWASEAFGCLPEAVNLWIGNELSETSFHKDHYENIYAVVSGEKHFLLLPPTDVHRMYIREYPAAEYHYSQDTGKFSLELEEPVRNVPWCSVNPYPSPELKEKEMTKFPLYFNGPRPFEVTVKAGEILYLPSMWFHHVKQSPDSRGLTIAVNYWYDMRFDIKYAYFNFLQSLPHSMLCDPASSGKLGLESQHNSSICNSEDESSMGDVTASACDNLVHDADDTAES from the exons atggaagaagaagaagaacccATACAAAACCTCTGGCAAGAAGTTCGAGATCTAACCCTAGGCACTTCAACCCAAATCAACCACCTCTCTACCCCACCCACCTCTCTCCAATTCCTCCGTGAATACGTTTCCCCCAACAAGCCCTGCCTCATTTCCAACGCCGTAAACCACTGGCCAGCCACCACTCTATGGCAATCAACTCATTATCTAACCAATACCCTTTCTTCTTCCACTGTTTCACTTCACCTCACTCCTACAGGCCGTGCTGATGCACTTTCCCCAAACCCCATTTCCCCTTCTTCACTCTGTTTCGCTTCTGCTGAAGTGAAGCATCTTCCTTTTCCTGATGCGTTGACCCGGGTATTGGAATCGGAGATGGGTTGTGTGGGTTATTTGCAGCAGCAGAATGATTGTTTTCGGAGTGAGTATGGGGCGTTGAGTAAAGATTGTGATTCTGATTTTGGTTGGGCTTCTGAGGCTTTTGGGTGTTTACCTGAAGCGGTGAATCTTTGGATTGGGAATGAGTTGTCTGAGACTTCGTTTCATAAGGACCATTATGAGAATATTTATGCTGTTGTCTCTGGGGAGAAGCATTTTTTGCTTCTTCCTCCTACTGATGTTCATAGGATGTATATTCGTGAGTATCCTGCTGCCGAGTACCACTATTCCCAG GATACTGGGAAGTTCTCTTTGGAACTGGAGGAACCAGTGAGGAATGTCCCATGGTGCAGTGTTAATCCATACCCTTCACCTGAGTTGAAAGAGAAGGAAATGACCAAGTTTCCCTTATATTTCAATGGACCAAGACCATTTGAAGTTACAGTCAAGGCAGGCGAAATTCTTTACTT GCCAAGCATGTGGTTTCACCATGTTAAACAGAGCCCAGACAGCAGAGGACTCACCATCGCTGTAAACTACT GGTATGACATGCGATTTGATATCAAATATGCTTACTTCAACTTCTTGCAATCGCTGCCGCATTCCATGCTGTGTGATCCTGCATCATCTGGAAAATTAGGCTTGGAGTCGCAAcataattcatctatatgtaacTCTGAAGATGAATCCAGCATGGGCGACGTCACTGCTTCTGCATGTGATAATTTAGTACATGATGCTGATGACACTGCAGAAAGTTAA